One genomic segment of Helianthus annuus cultivar XRQ/B chromosome 14, HanXRQr2.0-SUNRISE, whole genome shotgun sequence includes these proteins:
- the LOC110907056 gene encoding midasin-like has translation MDVHAAFNEIEVKRAEERRSERERRLAEEATQKNKSVIEDIQEAGGSSSQPEIDGSSNQEDIEMVEAENEQEVDVQEQHVVEIQEQVMEDVTDEQGQDFMMIGESSEPFDVNNILQRVVVIQRKRKAREVLLLEWKTQQFVLVGDARLVPYSVKEIARRMKIKERQRKAKIARGEIVDDDSDIELFGNEEEEDEDDNDDKKDDKPDDTKNKDDKGDDDNDQGASGLLIRDPILQERIDELMNDEINEQEDDLQNEASSSGKQHADQVLLSNPTVIYLNVQQEGEVEVRRTRAEMLEELGLEDGKFKFDIEDEIPQSPEKDFEPRYAYEADHYDDVIIEDASDSSDDEIDFHYAGIDATFPSLAEMFKDRNEDEIKRKIVEKVSTEDVPETIPREILAEERKKWFKVMPKERKTLRALQYFTHNKNLSWGDILSWGYLEDLKVYAIRREEGVQYFEFLSDISSLPLWDVDELVKTKNIKQFYYGPEVRQHDQDLWNYIKWQEKNGYPD, from the coding sequence ATGGATGTTCATGCTGCTTTTAATGAGATCGAAGTAAAAAGAGCCGAGGAAAGAAGAAGCGAACGAGAAAGACGACTAGCTGAAGAAGCCACCCAAAAGAACAAAAGTGTTATTGAAGATATTCAAGAAGCTGGTGGATCTTCAAGTCAACCTGAGATTGATGGATCATCAAATCAAGAAGATATTGAAATGGTTGAAGCTGAAAATGAACAAGAGGTTGATGTTCAAGAACAACATGTTGTTGAGATTCAAGAACAAGTCATGGAAGATGTCACTGATGAACAAGGTCAAGACTTCATGATGATTGGTGAGTCTTCTGAACCCTTTGATGTTAACAATATTCTTCAAAGAGTAGTTGTTattcaaagaaaaagaaaagctaGAGAAGTGTTGTTATTGGAATGGAAGACGCAGCAGTTTGTTCTTGTTGGAGATGCTCGCTTAGTGCCTTATAGTGTTAAGGAAATTGCTCGTCGAATGAAAATAAAAGAAAGACAAAGAAAGGCAAAGATAGCACGTGGagagattgttgatgatgattctgatATTGAGTTATTTGgaaacgaagaagaagaagatgaagatgataatGATGACAAAAAAGATGACAAGCCTGATGATACTAAAAATAAAGATGATAAGGGTGATGATGACAATGATCAAGGTGCTTCCGGGTTATTGATCAGAGATCCAATTCTTCAAGAAAGAATCGATGAATTGATGAATGATGAAATCAACGAACAAGAGGATGACTTACAAAATGAAGCTTCATCATCCGGAAAGCAGCATGCTGATCAGGTACTTCTTTCAAACCCAACTGTCATTTATTTGAATGTTCAACAAGAAGGAGAGGTTGAAGTTCGGAGAACTAGAGCTGAAATGCTAGAAGAGTTGGGATTAGAAGATGGAAAGTTTAAGTTTGATATTGAGGACGAGATTCCTCAATCTCCAGAGAAAGATTTTGAGCCAAGATATGCCTATGAAGCTGATCATTATGATGATGTCATTATTGAAGATGCTTCAGATTCATCCGATGATGAAATTGATTTTCATTATGCTGGAATTGATGCAACTTTTCCTTCATTAGCTGAAATGTTCAAAGATAGAAATGAAGATGAAATCAAAAGGAAAATTGTTGAAAAAGTTTCCACTGAAGATGTCCCGGAAACTATTCCAAGAGAGATTCTTGCTGAAGAACGGAAGAAGTGGTTCAAAGTTATGCCCAAAGAAAGAAAAACTCTCAGAGCTCTTCAGTATTTTACTCACAACAAAAATCTTTCATGGGGAGATATTCTATCATGGGGCTATCTTGAAGATCTTAAAGTCTATGCCATCAGACGGGAAGAGGGAGTTCAGTACTTTGAATTTCTATCAGACATCAGTTCTCTACCGTTGTGGGATGTGGATGAGTTGGTGAAAACAAAGAATATCAAGCAGTTCTACTATGGTCCAGAAGTTAGACAACATGATCAAGATTTGTGGAACTACATCAAATGGCAGGAAAAGAATGGTTATCCTGATTAG